One genomic region from Thunnus maccoyii chromosome 16, fThuMac1.1, whole genome shotgun sequence encodes:
- the peli2 gene encoding E3 ubiquitin-protein ligase pellino homolog 2 — MFSLSQEEHCAPSKDPVKYGELVVLGYNGSLPNGDRGRRKSRFALYKRTKANGVKPSTVHILNTPQASKAVNCKGQHSISYTLSRNHTVVVEYSHDKDTDMFQIGRSTESPIDFVVTDTIAGGQEGEETPITQSTISRFACRVVCERNPPFTARIYAAGFDSSKNIFLGEKAAKWKNPDGHMDGLTTNGVLVMHPKGGFTEESKPGVWREISVCGDVYTLRETRSAQTPGKLVEIESNILQDGSLVDLCGATLLWRTAEGLFHTPTQKHLEALRQEINAARPQCPVGLNTLAFPSMQRSRALSSLEDKQPWVYLACGHVHGYHNWGHRSEQEPNTQRECPMCRVVGPYVPLWLGCEPAFYVDTGAPTHAFVPCGHVCSEKSVKYWAEIPLPHGTHAFHAACPFCATQLSLTQGCSKLIFQGPVD; from the exons ATGTTTTCGTTAAGCCAAGAGGAGCACTGCGCCCCGTCCAAAGACCCAGTTAAATACGGGGAGCTGGTGGTCCTGGG GTATAATGGCTCCCTGCCCAATGGAGATCGGGGTAGACGGAAAAGCAGATTTGCGCTATACAAGAGGACCAAAGCCAATGGTGTTAAGCCAAGCACTGTGCACATCCTCAACACACCCCAGGCCAGCAAG GCTGTGAACTGTAAAGGCCAACACAGCATCTCATACACACTATCCAGGAACCACACAGTAGTGGTGGAGTACAGCCATGATAAAGACACGGACATGTTTCag ATTGGGCGTTCCACTGAGAGTCCCATAGACTTTGTGGTGACTGACACAATAGCAGGAGgtcaggagggagaggagactCCCATCACACAGAGCACCATCTCCCGTTTTGCCTGCCGAGTTGTCTGTGAGCGTAACCCGCCCTTCACTGCTCGTATCTATGCAGCCGGGTTTGACTCCTCCAAGAACATCTTCCTCGGG GAAAAAGCTGCGAAATGGAAGAACCCTGACGGTCACATGGACGGCCTGACAACCAATGGTGTGCTGGTAATGCACCCCAAGGGTGGATTCACAGAAGAGTCCAAACCTGGCGTATGGAGAGAGATCTCTGTTTGTGGGGATGTTTACACTCTGAGAGAGACCCGCTCAGCACAGACCCCAGGCAAACTG GTGGAGATTGAGAGTAATATACTGCAGGATGGCTCCCTGGTGGATCTATGTGGAGCCACTTTGCTGTGGCGCACTGCAGAAGGCCTCTTCCACACTCCCACCCAAAAGCACCTGGAGGCTCTCAGGCAGGAGATCAATGCAGCGCGGCCCCAGTGCCCTGTAGGTCTCAACACTCTCGCCTTCCCCAGCATGCAGCGCAGCCGCGCCCTCTCCTCTCTGGAGGACAAGCAGCCTTGGGTCTACTTGGCGTGTGGCCACGTGCACGGTTACCACAACTGGGGCCACCGTTCAGAGCAGGAGCCCAATACTCAGCGAGAGTGTCCCATGTGCCGGGTGGTCGGGCCCTATGTGCCGCTGTGGCTGGGCTGCGAGCCGGCCTTCTACGTGGACACAGGTGCACCCACGCATGCCTTTGTGCCATGTGGACACGTGTGCTCCGAGAAGTCAGTCAAGTACTGGGCGGAGATCCCTCTGCCCCATGGCACCCACGCCTTCCACGCCGCCTGCCCCTTCTGTGCCACCCAGCTCAGCCTCACTCAGGGCTGTTCAAAGCTAATCTTCCAGGGCCCGGTGGACTGA